The sequence ggtgcatgtgcaccattggtttgaaatcagggttttccaactcccctaggtgaacgcaCCGTGTcgaccaacccggtcaaagcgccggacattcgcttttcgtcctcttaatttcgtgaacaacacccccgccacgagaaggcagtgagtaggacaaaTCAAATCAGattagtgtggcgcatatatatttggtgcccccttgtaccaatatttatgtgtttaaataaataaataatgcggCTAGACTacttggacttcgcagatgatttAACCCTTCTATTCCGTACACAGTAAAAAATCTAGGTGAAAACGGTCAGTGCAGCAGCAGCAGCCTCTAAATCAGTAAGCTTCAATATACATAAGGGAAAAGcaggatcctcaaatacaacacggagaacagaAAACCGATCACACTTGATTGAGAAGTTCTCGAAGGGGTGAGAACGTTTACCTACGTgtacagcatcatcgatgaacaaggaggattcgatgcagatataaaggcgaggattggcgaaacaaggacagcattcctacagttgaagaacatatgaaactcaacaaCAACCGTCAGCCAATAtcgaagtcagaatcttcaatacgaacgttaagatagttctactataaggagctgaaacttcgagaactactaaaCAATTGTTTAATCAAGACACTCAGTGTCCGTTAGTCAGACACTAtaagcaacagcctactgtgggagagaacgattcagcttccagatgaagagtaTACTTTTCAACAGTATCCACCCATGACCCCAACTATGACTCAAATATAAAAATTTTTGGTATTATAGAAAAATACAACTACATGAATTATTCGTATGTATTCTAGTTATATATGATATTTTGTATTGTTGCTTTGAACAAAAATACTACGACTACTATAACTAGTGGTAAGTTAATTTATATTACCTCATCTAATTTAGATCAATTAAACAGAAATTTTTTCGTTTTCTGTAAAAAGGGCAATTCGATGAACAGGAAGACAAAACCAAGGGATAAAAACATCTAAACGGATCAAGAACGCTACAGATTACTACACAAGTCAGATCAGCTAATCAGTTAGTGTTGGTCCGAATGGCTTTCCTCAAACTTACCTAATGCAATAATCAACAGTACATGCTGTGATCGGCAAATAGACTTGGGATATGTAGGTGGTAACGTGTGAATAAGTTCTATTTTTCAGTTACTGTGCTTACAAAACCTCGTTGACGGACCTAAACCATTGTTTTAAACCAGAATATATTATACTTAAGCTCAATATTGTTTACTCGATGTAGGTTGCATGATAGTCACAAATAAAGACAAGATTAAAACTCAGTAGTGAGACAGTAACGTAAGAGATCTACCAGTATGAAGCTCAACAGTTTTTTCAAAATGGAAACCATGAAAATCATCAAAATGATGCTAACTCACACTATTTGGGCATCTCAACATAgaaaaaacaattattcattgttatctCTCTTCAAGTTCAATGCAATGTATCCATTCGTAAATAGGGATCATTTTGAAATTGCTTAATTCCATTAGGGGCTGTATTCATTACTGATGCTCCCGAAATTCTAATGAAAAGtcatgaccaatggagttcagaAATACTATTAAGAAACAACTATTTAGTaattcctggttttcaatagtggtatAACTAAGACTAattcgtgatttaaactatgagcATTTCACCATCTACACAAACATCCCTAAACTAAATAGTGGACAAAAAACCGATTATGTATCAAACAACTAACCTCTACAGCCATACGATCAATTCCTTTGGGATAAATCCCTCTGTATTCTTTGAGTTTTTCATATGGTATCAACtgaaaggaaaaaaaaataTAGCAATGGATTTTTATCTAAAGTAAGcaacaataaattaaaattcattccaATGCACAAGCCAGtggttatctggactcagtagataaATGGGTAACGCGTTAAGTGTTTGAAGAtagtggtactgggttcgagtccaggaGTGAACATCATCACGGGTGCAGGCACATCTAGACAACGGGTCTCAACTGGAATAATTTACACGTCCTGGACTACTCTCCTAGTCACCATCCCAATCTGCTTAAGATGGGTGAAATagatttgataataaaatacaCCAACTGTATTAACCATGATGTACTTACTTGAGGTAAAGATGGTTTCTTATGAGATATAGCACTTGGTGATGATGATAACTGAATTGTGGGATGACTTGGACTGGATCCAATCAGACGACGATCAGCATCGAAATCTTTACCATTGATAGAATCCATCAGATTATGCTGTTGTAGATATTGTGATGAATGACCATTTAGAATCGAAGTAGTAGTACTACTATGTTTAACTTCATGAAGTGTACTAGCAGTATGCATTGATAAATTGCGATGATCGGATGTTGGTGAATAAATTCGTACTGAATCACTGGTATTTGATTGAGTATTATCAGATTTACTTAATTGTAGATTACCGTTTAATAATTTCGCTGTGGTAGAaacaatagcaataataataataatactgaataaaggaACTTGGTTCATTTTGCAAGTTATATCCATCACAGACTGATCTCGGTTGGGGTAAAATTCAGTGGGTATATGTTTTATCTTAGTATATGACTGGTCATAAGTATGCACCTACTGTGGTGTGCgttgcttatatccacataagtagtatataacggtggttaagcattgaatgtatttcactagaagatcgataacgaaagaacgggaacgaaacgcaatcggtatgaaaatgtatgaacaataataatcggagacgatggactgatatttgcagaaggaacgttTAAGATTGACacaattgattgttagtttgcaaactaactgttcactgtatggttctcatattttactgagatattctgtaattttgtgcctaaatacattcggttgtccccactaatgttcttgttcactacactacgaCCTCTCTGAGAATCGAAAAACCAAAACTTTCAGGTCTTGCTACTAATGTACAACAATTAAGACAACTAGGTTAGTGTTTAACTCCAACCTCTAACATCGTTATGTGCTGGAAATAATTCTTATTCAAGGGATTTGTCGTTGGAAAAAATCAAGATGTATTTCATTACTTTATTAATGATACCTTCAGTTTCAAACGTTATTTTTTATCATTTGCTTAAAAGTTTTATgcaaaattatttcaaattaatGTTGTTTTTGTTATAGATTTGATTTCAGAATTAGGAAACTGTTGGAAATTAAGAAGGTAATGAACGAATCTATTTTTATCCCGGAATGAGACTACTTCAAGGATTTTGTAGATTAGATCAAACAAATAAACTCCTGACTTGATTAAGCTAATTTGTGTTTGTTTTTAAACTACTAGTGGAGTTAAAATCCAATGATC is a genomic window of Schistosoma mansoni, WGS project CABG00000000 data, chromosome 3 unplaced supercontig 0124, strain Puerto Rico, whole genome shotgun sequence containing:
- a CDS encoding villin, putative; its protein translation is MDVHQDGAIKSKENRFYFTAMSFNSFTIHRNYGNLQLSKSDNTQSNTSDSVRIYSPTSDHRNLSMHTASTLHEVKHSSTTTSILNGHSSQYLQQHNLMDSINGKDFDADRRLIGSSPSHPTIQLSSSPSAISHKKPSLPQLIPYEKLKEYRGIYPKGIDRMAVETHLSDEEFQQVFALSRTAFYRLPEWKRNDLKRRAQLF